The following are encoded together in the Brassica napus cultivar Da-Ae chromosome A9, Da-Ae, whole genome shotgun sequence genome:
- the LOC106367063 gene encoding TSET complex member tstD-like, translating to MKLRKGPLSIFQAEEARQRDDDDEEESIIKKESRRRKEGRKEGRIMILAVLFANSVGNVLIERFNGVPAEERLTWRSFLVKLGAENLKGVKNEELLVACHKSVYIVYTMLGDVSIFLVGKDEYDELALAEAIFIITGAVKDICGKPPTERVFLDKYGRICLCLDEIVWNGLLENTDKDRIKRLIRLKPPSEF from the exons ATGAAATTACGAAAAGGCCCCTTGTCGATTTTTCAAGCAGAAGAAGCGAGAcagagagacgacgacgacgaagaagaaagcataataaaaaaggaatctcggagaaggaaggaaggaaggaaggaaggaaggatCATGATCCTTGCGGTGTTGTTCGCTAATTCCGTAGGAAACGTCTTGATCGAAAG GTTCAATGGAGTGCCAGCTGAGGAACGCCTGACGTGGCGATCTTTCTTGGTTAAGTTGGGAGCTGAGAATCTCAAGGGCGTTAAAAACGAGGAGCTCCTCGTCGCTTGCCACAA GTCGGTTTATATAGTGTACACAATGCTAGGGGATGTTAGCATCTTCCTTGTTGGCAAAGACGAGTACGATGAACTTGCTT TGGCGGAAGCTATCTTTATCATAACAGGGGCGGTGAAGGACATATGCGGGAAACCTCCAACGGAGCGAGTGTTTTTGGATAAATATGGAAGGATTTGTTTGTGTCTTGATGAAATCGTTTGGAACGGTCTTCTTGAGAACACCGACAAAGACAGGATCAAGCGACTCATTCGATTGAAACCTCCTTCTGAGTTTTGA
- the LOC106364555 gene encoding serine-threonine kinase receptor-associated protein-like, with protein sequence MGVPLVCHGHSRPVVDVSYSPITPDGFFLISASKDSVPMLRNGETGDWIGTFEGHKGAVWSCSLDKHAMRAASASADFTAKIWNALTGNELHSFEHKHIVRACAFSQDTHRLLTGGMEKILRIFDMNRPDAPPKEVGTPPGSIRTVEWLHSDNTILSSCTDTGDIRLWDIRNDKIVQTLETKFPVTSAEVSQDGRYITTADGSSVKFWDANNFGLVKSYEMPCNVESASLEPKTGNTFIAGGEDMWVHRFDFHTGEEIGCNKGHHGPVHCVRYAPGGDSYTSGSEDGTVRIWEVNTVHHEERENNNLSGHVKLVAEEVVRKAESLRITEKATEAAK encoded by the exons ATGGGAGTTCCATTAGTTTGTCACGGTCATTCTCGTCCCGTCGTCGATGTCTCTTACAGCCCGATTACTCCAGACGGGTTCTTCCTCATCAGCGCCAGCAAAG ATTCGGTCCCGATGTTGAGGAATGGGGAGACTGGGGACTGGATAGGGACTTTTGAAGGACACAAAGGAGCAGTTTGGAGCTGTAGCCTTGATAAACATGCGATGCGTGCTGCCTCTGCTTCTGCTGATTTCACTGC GAAGATATGGAATGCATTGACTGGGAATGAGTTGCACTCCTTTGAACACAAGCACATTGTTCGTGCATGTGCCTTCTCACAG GACACTCACCGTTTGCTGACTGGTGGAATGGAGAAAATTCTTCGGATATTCGATATGAATCGGCCAGACGCGCCTCCAAAAGAAGTAGGAACTCCTCCTGGTTCTATCAGAACCGTTGAATGGCTTCATAGTGATAATACCATCTTAAGCTCTTGCACTGACACCGGTGACATTAG GTTATGGGACATAAGAAATGACAAGATTGTTCAAACATTAGAAACCAAGTTCCCGGTTACTAGTGCTGAAGTAAGTCAGGATGGGAGATACATAACTACTGCTGATGGGTCTAGTGTTAAGTTTTGGGACGCCAATAA TTTTGGATTGGTGAAGAGCTATGAGATGCCTTGCAACGTTGAATCAGCATCCCTGGAACCGAAAACCGGGAACACTTTCATTGCTGGGGGAGAAGATATGTGGGTCCATAGGTTTGACTTCCATACCGGAGAAGAGATTG GGTGTAACAAGGGTCACCACGGACCAGTGCACTGCGTGAGGTATGCTCCAGGAGGTGATTCATACACGTCAGGTTCAGAAGACGGGACGGTGAGAATATGGGAGGTGAATACAGTGCACCATGAGGAGAGGGAGAACAACAATCTGAGCGGTCACGTGAAGCTTGTGGCAGAGGAAGTTGTGCGTAAAGCTGAAAGTCTGCGTATCACTGAGAAAGCCACAGAAGCTGCTAAATGA
- the LOC106367068 gene encoding L-type lectin-domain containing receptor kinase S.1-like: MRRQWRRPQLSPPPPPPLLIFILTVTTLLPPSSSLDFLYNNFTSAANMTDLILIQDSRVESTFIRLINESNQFSLGRVFHPQKLSIIPDPTRNRTRLSSFSTSFVFSILPDISTSPGFGLCFVLSNSTSPPGAIASQNFGLFPNVPSRFPAPLIAVEFDTGLNGEVNDIDGNHIGIDLNSILSVKDQTAGYYDSVNGSFVPVDMRNGQNIHAWIDFDGPNFEINVTIAPAGLRRPRRPTLTFRDPVIANYVSADMFVGFSASKTTWVEVRRILAWSLSDTGAPREINTTGLPVFFLDSPSSSLSTGAIAGIVVGCVVFICLLGAVGYFIWWKLIREEEEEEAEEWELEFWPHRFSYEDLSAATDSFSNDRLLGSGGFGKVYRGVLSNSNEVAVKCVNHDSKQGLREFMAEIESMGRLQHKNLVQMRGWCRRKNELMLVYDYMPNGSLNQWIFDNPKESMPWRLRRQVINDVAEGLNYLHHGWEQVVIHRDIKSSNILLDSDMRGRLGDFGLAKLYEHGGAPNTTRVVGTLGYLAPELASASSPTEASDVYSFGVVVLEVVCGRRPIEYAEEEDMVLVDWVRDLYGGGVVVSAADERVRAECETGDEIELLLKLGLACCHPDPAKRPTMREIVSLLIGSPQEDLLTGLTPVAAADTASPSSQV; encoded by the coding sequence ATGCGGCGGCAATGGCGGCGGCCACAGttgtcaccaccaccaccaccacctctaCTCATCTTCATCCTCACCGTCACCACTCTCCTCCCTCCCTCTTCCTCCCTTGATTTCCTCTACAACAACTTCACCTCCGCAGCAAACATGACCGACCTCATCCTCATCCAAGACTCCCGCGTCGAATCCACCTTCATCCGCCTCATCAACGAGTCCAACCAATTCTCCTTAGGCCGCGTTTTCCACCCGCAGAAGCTCTCGATCATACCCGATCCGACCCGGAACCGCACccgtctctcttctttctccaccTCCTTCGTCTTCTCCATCCTCCCCGACATCTCCACAAGCCCCGGCTTCGGCCTCTGCTTCGTCCTCTCGAACTCCACCTCTCCTCCAGGGGCCATCGCCAGCCAAAACTTCGGTCTCTTCCCCAACGTCCCCTCCCGTTTCCCCGCTCCTCTCATCGCCGTCGAGTTCGACACTGGTCTCAACGGCGAAGTCAACGACATCGACGGGAACCATATAGGAATCGACCTTAACAGCATCTTGTCCGTTAAAGACCAAACCGCAGGGTACTACGATTCTGTTAACGGAAGCTTTGTCCCAGTTGACATGCGTAACGGACAGAACATCCACGCTTGGATCGACTTCGATGGTCCGAACTTCGAGATCAACGTTACCATCGCTCCAGCTGGTTTGCGTAGACCTCGCCGACCTACTCTCACTTTCCGTGATCCCGTCATCGCCAACTATGTTTCGGCGGATATGTTTGTTGGCTTCTCTGCTTCCAAGACTACTTGGGTTGAAGTTCGGAGGATCCTCGCTTGGAGCTTGAGCGACACCGGAGCTCCTCGAGAGATCAACACGACGGGGCTGCCAGTGTTCTTTCTTGATTCTCCGTCGTCTTCTCTCTCAACCGGAGCAATAGCCGGGATCGTCGTCGGTTGTGTTGTCTTTATATGTTTACTTGGTGCTGTTGGTTACTTTATCTGGTGGAAGCTGATaagagaggaggaagaagaagaggctgaGGAGTGGGAGCTTGAGTTCTGGCCTCACCGTTTCAGCTACGAAGATCTCTCCGCCGCGACGGACTCTTTCTCCAACGACCGTCTTCTCGGATCCGGCGGGTTCGGTAAAGTCTACAGAGGAGTCTTGTCGAACAGCAACGAGGTCGCTGTGAAGTGCGTGAATCATGACTCGAAGCAAGGGCTGAGAGAGTTCATGGCGGAGATCGAGAGCATGGGACGTCTCCAGCATAAGAATCTCGTTCAAATGAGAGGCTGGTGTCGCCGGAAGAACGAGCTCATGCTTGTGTATGACTACATGCCTAACGGGAGCTTGAACCAGTGGATATTCGACAACCCTAAAGAGTCAATGCCGTGGAGGCTAAGGCGACAGGTGATCAACGACGTGGCGGAAGGGCTTAACTATCTCCACCACGGGTGGGAGCAAGTTGTTATCCACAGAGATATTAAATCGAGCAACATTCTTTTGGATTCCGACATGCGTGGGAGGCTTGGGGACTTTGGTTTGGCGAAGCTGTATGAGCACGGTGGAGCTCCCAACACGACGCGTGTGGTGGGGACGCTTGGGTACTTAGCGCCAGAGCTAGCGTCTGCTTCGTCTCCGACGGAGGCCAGCGACGTGTACAGCTTTGGTGTTGTGGTGTTGGAGGTGGTGTGTGGGAGGAGACCGATTGAGTATGCTGAGGAGGAAGATATGGTGCTTGTGGATTGGGTTAGGGACTTGTATGGTGGAGGAGTGGTGGTTAGTGCGGCTGATGAAAGAGTGAGGGCAGAGTGTGAAACGGGGGATGAGATTGAGTTGTTGCTTAAGTTAGGACTGGCTTGTTGTCATCCTGATCCAGCTAAGCGACCTACTATGAGAGAGATTGTATCGCTCTTGATTGGCTCGCCACAGGAGGATTTGTTGACTGGACTCACGCCGGTAGCTGCTGCTGATACTGCTTCTCCCTCTTCACAGGTCTGA
- the LOC125578237 gene encoding ABC transporter G family member 40-like gives MLTLQQSIQGISKITEGYNPATWMLEVSTTSQEAALGVDFAQLYKNSDLYKYEKQRAYQGAKPTSSRIKTQKICISQMYGSFLTFTFYGMMAVAMTPNHHMASVVFSAFYGIWNLFSGFLLPRPFGDITQPMADGTSVKQFSRDLIYGFREGFLGVVAAMNVIFPLAFAIIFAVGIKTFNFQKR, from the exons ATGTTAACTCTACAACAGAGTATTCAAGGAATCAGCAAGATCACAGAAGGATACAACCCAGCAACATGGATGCTTGAAGTCTCAACCACTTCTCAAGAAGCTGCTTTAGGAGTTGACTTCGCCCAACTCTACAAAAACTCAGACCTTTATAagtac GAGAAACAAAGAGCTTATCAAGGAGCTAAGCCAACCAGCTCCAggatcaaaactcaaaagatCTGTATTTCCCAAATGTACGGATCGTTTTTGACTTTCACCTTCTACGGTATGATGGCTGTGGCCATGACGCCTAATCACCACATGGCCTCCGTCGTCTTCTCCGCTTTCTACGGCATCTGGAATCTCTTTTCCGGCTTTCTCCTCCCTCGTCCT TTCGGTGATATTACGCAACCAATGGCAGATGGTACGAGTGTAAAGCAGTTTAGTAGAGACTTGATCTATGGATTCAGAGAAGGTTTCTTGGGAGTTGTGGCCGCCATGAACGTCATCTTCCCGTTGGCATTTGCTATCATCTTTGCTGTTGGAATCAAGACTTTCAATTTCCAAAAGCGATGA
- the LOC106364552 gene encoding ethylene-responsive transcription factor WIN1-like produces MVQTKKFRGVRQRHWGSWVAEIRHPLLKRRIWLGTFETADEAARAYDEAAVLMSGRNAKTNFPLRNNSTIDTSESKTDISASASASSSLSSILSAKLRKCCKSPSPSLTCLRLDTTSSHIGVWQKRAGSKSDSSWVMTVELGPAGPSHEPTRKASLDDVGLATEVGDGEEEGAMDEEEKVALQMIEELLNTN; encoded by the exons ATGGTACAGACGAAGAAATTCAGAGGTGTCAGGCAACGCCATTGGGGTTCATGGGTCGCTGAGATTCGTCATCCTCTCTT gaaaaggaggATTTGGCTGGGGACGTTTGAGACTGCGGATGAGGCAGCAAGAGCCTACGACGAGGCCGCCGTTTTAATGAGCGGCCGCAACGCCAAGACCAACTTCCCCCTCAGGAACAACAGCACCATAGACACGTCTGAGAGCAAAACCGACATTTCAGCCTCAGCCTCTGCATCTTCATCACTCTCTTCCATCCTCAGCGCCAAACTGAGGAAATGCTGCAAGTCTCCTTCGCCATCACTCACCTGCCTCCGTCTTGACACGACCAGCTCCCACATTGGTGTTTGGCAGAAACGCGCCGGTTCCAAGTCTGATTCCAGTTGGGTCATGACGGTGGAGCTTGGCCCCGCCGGCCCCTCCCATGAGCCTACTAGAAAAGCTTCACTAGACGATGTTGGTCTGGCCACTGAGGTTGGCGACGGCGAAGAAGAAGGTGCAATGGACGAGGAAGAGAAGGTTGCTTTGCAAATGATAGAGGAGCTTCTCAatacaaactaa
- the BNAA09G56820D gene encoding uncharacterized protein At1g15400: protein MEGLQRSTISFRRQGSSGIVFDDRVIAELNKQATEQKDESQRDEQPKPMSEEQEKPIAGDEKDKLRPIKTSVPPPTAAGGLERSRSNGGGAPRHHRTTGRVSPAVDPPSPRLSTCGCCTAFGKKPPGKKNNPRKKPPKRRSR from the coding sequence atGGAGGGTCTTCAAAGATCAACCATCTCCTTCCGCCGTCAGGGATCTTCCGGCATAGTCTTCGACGACCGTGTCATCGCCGAGCTTAACAAACAAGCCACGGAGCAGAAAGACGAAAGTCAACGCGACGAACAGCCTAAGCCTATGTCGGAAGAGCAAGAGAAACCGATCGCCGGCGACGAGAAAGACAAGCTCAGACCTATCAAAACAAGCGTACCACCACCAACAGCTGCTGGAGGACTCGAGAGGAGTCGATCCAACGGCGGAGGAGCTCCACGCCATCACCGAACAACCGGAAGAGTGTCTCCCGCGGTGGATCCGCCGTCTCCGAGACTCTCGACATGCGGTTGCTGCACTGCGTTTGGGAAGAAACCGCCGGGGAAGAAGAATAATCCGAGGAAGAAGCCACCGAAACGCAGATCAAGGTAG
- the LOC106363112 gene encoding agamous-like MADS-box protein AGL61, with protein MTSKKKGSTGRQRIRMAKIEKESHRQVAFSKRRAGLFKKASELCTLCGVEVAIIVFSPAKKPFSFGHPSVYSVLDRYRNNTSFQQQSQPRENTATRSELSLVLSQLEEEKKKGEEMRKASEMAKWSVDEMSLLQLQEMRYALEELRKTMVVPPPSYMNSMSTGFSCIYNSSYVHASSRVTYKL; from the coding sequence ATGACTTCAAAGAAAAAAGGAAGCACTGGACGGCAAAGAATACGGATGGCTAAGATAGAGAAAGAGAGCCACAGGCAAGTAGCATTCTCCAAACGCAGAGCTGGTCTCTTCAAGAAAGCTAGCGAGCTATGCACTTTGTGCGGTGTAGAGGTCGCAATAATCGTATTCTCACCCGCCAAAAAGCCTTTCTCGTTCGGGCATCCAAGCGTCTACTCCGTGCTGGACCGGTACAGGAACAATACTTCTTTTCAGCAGCAAAGTCAACCGCGGGAAAACACAGCAACGCGGAGCGAGTTGAGTTTGGTGTTGAGCCAActggaggaagagaagaagaaaggtgagGAGATGAGGAAAGCGAGTGAGATGGCTAAATGGTCGGTGGATGAAATGAGTTTGCTTCAGTTACAGGAAATGAGATATGCGCTAGAGGAGCTGAGGAAGACAATGGTGGTGCCTCCTCCTTCTTACATGAACTCAATGTCTACTGGTTTTTCTTGTATTTATAATTCAAGCTATGTACATGCTTCTTCCCGAGTCACATATAAACTGTGA
- the LOC106364556 gene encoding gibberellin 3-beta-dioxygenase 1-like: protein MPTVLTDVFRGHPIHLPHTHQPDFTSLSELPDSYTWTSKDDPLFIAPPSPAVAGENIPLIDLNHPDAANQIGRACRTWGAFQIANHGVPLELLQGIEFLTGSLFQLPVQRKLKAARSDTGFSGYGVARISSFFNKKMWSEGFTITGSPLNDFRKLWPQLHLNYCDIVEQYEEQMQKLASKLMWLSLNSLGVSEEDIKWARVSSDLNWAQSALQLNHYPVCPEPDRAMGLAPHTDSTLLTILYQNNTAGLQVFRDDLGWVTVPPVPGSLVVNVGDLFHILSNGLFKSVIHRARVNQTRPRLSVAFLWGPRSDTKISPVPKLVSPDESPLYRSVTWTEYLRTKATHFNKALSMIRNHREK from the exons ATGCCTACAGTGTTAACAGATGTCTTTAGAGGCCATCCCATTCACCTCCCACACACTCACCAACCTGACTTCACATCCCTTAGTGAGCTCCCGGATTCTTACACGTGGACCTCCAAAGACGATCCCCTCTTCATCGCTCCTCCTTCCCCTGCGGTCGCCGGTGAAAACATACCTCTCATTGACCTGAACCACCCCGACGCAGCCAACCAAATCGGCCGTGCATGTAGAACGTGGGGTGCGTTCCAGATAGCAAACCACGGCGTGCCTTTGGAACTTCTCCAAGGCATTGAGTTTCTCACCGGTAGTCTTTTTCAGCTACCTGTCCAGCGCAAGCTTAAGGCGGCTCGGTCAGATACAGGTTTCTCTGGCTACGGCGTCGCTCGTATCTCATCTTTCTTTAATAAGAAAATGTGGTCCGAAGGCTTCACCATCACCGGTTCCCCTCTCAACGATTTCCGTAAACTTTGGCCCCAACTTCACCTTAACTACTG CGACATCGTTGAACAGTACGAGGAACAAATGCAAAAGTTGGCATCGAAGTTGATGTGGCTATCACTGAATTCACTTGGCGTCAGCGAAGAAGACATTAAATGGGCCAGGGTCAGTTCAGATTTAAACTGGGCCCAATCTGCCCTCCAGTTAAACCACTACCCGGTTTGTCCTGAACCCGATCGGGCTATGGGTCTAGCACCCCATACCGACTCCACCCTCTTGACCATACTCTACCAGAATAATACCGCCGGTCTCCAAGTATTTCGTGATGATCTTGGTTGGGTCACCGTGCCACCGGTTCCTGGATCACTCGTGGTCAATGTTGGTGATCTTTTCCACATTCTATCCAACGGTTTGTTTAAAAGCGTGATTCACCGTGCTCGGGTTAACCAAACCAGACCCAGGTTATCCGTAGCTTTCCTTTGGGGTCCACGGTCTGATACAAAGATATCACCTGTACCAAAACTGGTTAGTCCTGATGAATCGCCTTTATACCGATCGGTCACATGGACAGAGTATCTCCGAACAAAAGCAACCCACTTCAATAAAGCTCTTTCAATGATTAGAAATCACAGAGAGAAATAA
- the LOC106367064 gene encoding peptide deformylase 1A, chloroplastic/mitochondrial translates to MATIFRFSLRLLPVSAAVTCRSTRFPVSRPDTSFSLNHNLYHFSSSSSSSLKTKAGWLLGLGDKKKKVDLPDIVAAGDPVLHEKAREVDPEEIGSERIQKIIDDMVKVMRLAPGVGLAAPQIGVPLRIIVLEDTKEYISYAPKEETFAQNRRPFDLMVMVNPELKASSDKKALFFEGCLSVDGFRAVVERHLEVVVTGYDRQGKRIQVNASGWQARILQHECDHLDGNLYVDKMIPRTFRTVDNLDLPLAEGCPKLGPQ, encoded by the exons ATGGCAACCATTTTCAGATTCTCACTTCGACTACTCCCGGTCTCCGCCGCCGTCACATGTCGCTCAACCCGATTCCCCGTTTCAAGACCCGACACCTCATTCTCGTTGAACCATAACCTCTATCatttctcctcttcttcttcatcctctttgAAGACCAAAGCCGGTTGGCTACTGGGTCTTGgggacaagaagaagaaagtggaCTTACCGGATATCGTGGCAGCTGGAGATCCGGTTCTACACGAGAAGGCCCGAGAAGTTGACCCGGAAGAAATCGGGTCGGAGCGTATACAGAAGATAATTGATGATATGGTTAAAGTAATGAGATTAGCTCCTGGAGTTGGCCTTGCTGCTCCTCAGATCGGTGTCCCCTTAAGA ATCATTGTTCTTGAAGATACAAAAGAGTATATCAGTTACGCACCAAAGGAGGAGACTTTTGCTCAAAACAGACGTCCCTTTGATCTTATG GTAATGGTGAATCCGGAGCTTAAAGCGAGCAGCGACAAGAAAGCTCTCTTCTTCGAAGGATGTCTGAGCGTTGATGGATTCAGAGCTGTGGTGGAGAGACACCTTGAAGTGGTAGTGACGGGCTACGATCGTCAAGGGAAGAGGATTCAGGTGAATGCTTCGGGTTGGCAAGCGAGGATTCTGCAGCATGAGTGCGATCATTTGGATGGTAATCTTTATGTTGATAAGATGATACCACGCACTTTTAGGACAGTAGATAACTTGGACTTGCCTCTAGCTGAAGGCTGTCCTAAACTCGGACCTCAATGA
- the LOC106367067 gene encoding uncharacterized protein LOC106367067, with translation MLKERRVLPVSSNRDRVSPYPLRSCRSKKQKEAESSSPLDSESVSEWEDVRCVICMEPPHNAVLLQCSSFSKGCRAYMCDTSARHSNCFKQFRRNKNTSRCSVKTLTCPYCRGDVHGTVKSTSARRFMNARPRCCSMDKCGFSGSYSQLKTHLKAEHPGFTPPKVDPLEKRKWDDLERAEFIEMINARQRWESEQRSLYQLPHHHPLIDLNFDAFMHNLFIGVRGGQASDANTSMPRLEFNGTRWTP, from the coding sequence ATGCTTAAGGAAAGACGGGTTCTGCCGGTTTCAAGCAACAGAGACAGGGTATCGCCTTACCCGCTACGCTCTTGTCGGagcaagaaacaaaaagaagccGAGTCGTCATCTCCTCTCGATTCAGAGAGTGTGAGCGAATGGGAGGATGTTAGGTGTGTGATCTGCATGGAGCCGCCGCACAATGCCGTCCTCTTGCAATGCTCTTCCTTCTCCAAAGGATGCCGTGCTTACATGTGCGACACTAGCGCGCGTCACTCCAACTGCTTCAAGCAGTTCCGCAGAAACAAGAACACAAGCCGATGCAGTGTCAAGACTCTTACCTGTCCCTACTGCAGAGGAGACGTTCACGGGACGGTGAAGTCTACCTCCGCGCGGAGATTCATGAATGCCAGACCGAGGTGCTGTTCTATGGACAAGTGCGGTTTCTCTGGGAGCTATTCTCAGCTCAAGACTCACTTGAAAGCTGAGCATCCGGGCTTTACGCCTCCGAAAGTGGACCCTTTGGAGAAACGCAAGTGGGATGATTTGGAGAGAGCGGAGTTCATTGAGATGATCAACGCTCGTCAGAGATGGGAGTCAGAACAGAGATCTCTCTATCAGCTTCCGCATCACCATCCCTTGATCGATCTCAACTTTGATGCTTTCATGCACAATCTTTTTATTGGTGTGAGGGGTGGTCAAGCAAGTGATGCTAATACTTCAATGCCCCGGTTGGAGTTTAATGGTACCAGATGGACTCCGTGA